A part of Leptotrichia trevisanii DSM 22070 genomic DNA contains:
- a CDS encoding Hsp70 family protein produces MAGRKAFYGIDLGTTHTVVVKATKEGGEWKYVKLKLVNMPISELDDIKETELLPSAVYFAKDGRIIVGEYAKEAIHFDPERVYINAKIDLGGSLRKDQYNEHTPQEVSKEILKVCFAKIVEDGGSNASVRISVPAAFSQDKRSDTENAAKQALFELGYKDLKLVRTTEEPFAALVNLVVNENQFINMVQSNKNTIMLIDIGGGTMDIIISDISQDKANNVLKASTPYEPAKHDEFAGAKFDYEMMKKFMADFLNHYELYEHEVPEQDLIILEKRMLLITEDAKKFLCNKENASRTYEFTCDFEGLRIDLSQKEPFKISISKKQMDIALDGLLNSKEEYGTNQSIKRIIRKTLSDNGLSPKDIDCIYLTGGMANYDQISNTIKSVIQKPVIVAKEPLYCTAIGVALSLVIQTPEGTAEISKALQKKMSTRNNDEETEIITREFETEKQEEIISGANIDISETKRMGMSYYIDVEDKMPVEIISKDESYPCLLKNSNVKLKTSSQSRMNLVLYEGRSVYDCGMRLLRKKTVEFSEMVNIGTTIDISYKIDANKLITIYASVDGEAPFEFNTEED; encoded by the coding sequence ATGGCAGGAAGAAAGGCGTTTTATGGTATTGATTTGGGTACAACCCATACTGTTGTTGTAAAAGCAACAAAAGAAGGAGGAGAATGGAAATATGTAAAACTTAAATTAGTTAATATGCCCATAAGTGAGTTAGATGATATTAAAGAAACTGAACTACTACCGTCAGCAGTTTATTTTGCTAAAGATGGAAGGATAATAGTAGGTGAATATGCAAAGGAAGCAATTCATTTTGATCCAGAAAGAGTTTACATTAATGCAAAAATAGATTTAGGAGGTAGTTTAAGAAAGGATCAATACAATGAACATACTCCACAAGAGGTGTCTAAAGAAATATTAAAGGTTTGCTTTGCAAAAATTGTAGAAGATGGAGGATCAAACGCAAGTGTTAGAATATCTGTTCCGGCTGCATTTAGTCAGGATAAACGTAGCGATACTGAAAACGCAGCAAAACAAGCACTTTTTGAATTAGGTTATAAAGATTTGAAATTGGTGAGAACAACGGAGGAACCTTTTGCAGCACTTGTTAATCTTGTTGTAAACGAAAATCAATTTATTAATATGGTTCAAAGCAATAAAAATACTATTATGCTAATTGATATTGGTGGAGGAACTATGGACATAATTATTAGTGATATTTCACAAGATAAAGCTAATAATGTTTTAAAAGCTAGTACTCCATATGAGCCAGCTAAACATGATGAATTCGCAGGGGCAAAATTTGATTATGAGATGATGAAGAAATTTATGGCTGATTTTCTGAACCACTATGAATTATATGAACATGAAGTTCCAGAACAAGATTTAATAATACTAGAAAAAAGAATGCTTCTTATTACGGAAGATGCAAAGAAATTTTTGTGCAATAAAGAGAATGCGTCAAGAACATACGAGTTTACATGTGATTTTGAGGGATTGAGAATAGATTTATCCCAAAAAGAGCCATTTAAAATTTCGATTTCAAAGAAACAGATGGATATTGCGTTAGACGGATTACTTAACAGTAAGGAAGAATATGGAACAAATCAGTCGATTAAAAGAATTATAAGAAAAACCTTATCAGATAATGGTTTATCTCCTAAGGATATTGACTGTATTTATTTGACGGGTGGAATGGCAAATTATGATCAGATTTCCAATACGATTAAATCTGTAATACAAAAACCAGTAATTGTGGCAAAAGAACCACTATATTGTACTGCAATAGGTGTAGCACTCTCTTTGGTAATTCAGACTCCAGAAGGTACTGCTGAAATATCTAAGGCATTGCAGAAGAAAATGAGTACAAGAAATAATGACGAGGAAACTGAAATAATAACAAGAGAATTTGAAACAGAAAAACAGGAAGAGATTATAAGCGGAGCAAACATTGATATATCAGAAACAAAAAGAATGGGGATGTCTTATTATATCGATGTAGAGGATAAAATGCCAGTTGAGATAATTTCAAAAGATGAAAGCTATCCTTGTTTGCTAAAAAACTCAAATGTAAAATTAAAGACATCATCACAAAGTCGAATGAATTTAGTGTTATATGAAGGTCGTAGCGTTTATGATTGTGGAATGCGTTTGCTAAGAAAAAAGACAGTAGAATTCAGCGAGATGGTAAATATCGGAACAACTATAGATATTTCATATAAAATAGATGCAAATAAGCTTATTACAATTTATGCGTCTGTAGATGGTGAGGCACCATTCGAGTTTAATACAGAGGAGGATTGA